In Gossypium arboreum isolate Shixiya-1 chromosome 3, ASM2569848v2, whole genome shotgun sequence, the sequence ATCGACTTTGTTCGGTTTGAATTCCAACAGGGCAATTGCAGATTACCTCAACCGTGACCTTCCTTGCAAGTTATCACCGGATGATGTTTATCTTACAAGTGGGTGTACTCAAGCAATAGAAGTAGCAATAAATGTTCTTTCCCGTCCTGGTGCCAATATTTTGCTTCCTAGACCGGGCTTCCCATACTATGAATCTTGTTCTGCTTATAATCATCTGGAAGTACGTCATTATGATCTTCTTCCTGAAAAAGGTTGGGAGGTTGATCTTGATGCTGTAGAGAGTATTGCGGATGAGAATACTGTCGCTTTGGTTATTATAAACCCAGGCAACCCTTGTGGAAATGTCTACAGCTATGAACAGTTGCACAAGGTTAAAAAAGCTTTTAGAGTAATTTGTTGACTCTTCCCAAAACAAGATGTTGATTAGCATTTTCTTATTGAATCTTAGGTTGCAGAGACAGCAAGAAAGCTTGGGATTTTGGTTATTTCTGATGAAGCTTACGACAATCTGGCATTTGGAAGCACTCGTTATGTGCCAATGCGAGTATTGGGGTCAACCATGCCTGTTCTCACCCTGGGGTCTATATCAAAGAGATGGATTGTTCCAGGATGGCGCCTGGGGTGGATTGTCACAAGCGATCCTAATGGCATTCTTAAAAAATCTGGGGTTGTCCCTTATTTCTTTTATATTCCTTTGGTTTAAGATATGTGGTGCTATATTTAAAAGTTGGGATCATGTTAAGTTAATGATCTAATTTGGCTCTTATCAGGTAATTGATTCGATCGCAGAATTCCTCAATATCTCTTCTGATCCGGCTACCTTTATCCAGGTTTGGCAATCAAAGATACTTTTGTTAAGACACGCATTTACACTGGAAAATTAGAATTCCTGTCATTTTTTTATGAAACAGGCAGCGACTCCTCAAATCCTGGAGAATACAAAGGAGGACTTTTTCTCAAAGATTATCAGCACCCTGAGGGAATGTGCTGATATATGCTACAATAGAATTGAAGAGATACCTTCCTTAACTTGTCCAAAGAAACCGGAAGGATCAATGTTTGTAATGGTAAGGGAGTTGTTTGATGTTCATAATGTATGCTGAAGAAATTAGAATAGTATTTAAATTAGTAAGCTTTAAACGCAGGTGAAGTTGAACCTATCGATGTTGGAAGACATTAATGATGATATGGATTTCTGCCTCAAGTTAGCTGAAGAAGAATCAGTCATTGTTCTACCAGGTAACGTAATGTAGTTCTACCAGGTAGTGTTCAGGGAGAATCCGTATTGTCTTTTCAGCAATAGATTTGGACCTCAAACAATGGAAGTATGATTAGTCAATTGGTAGTGTTTTTACTAATTAAGACTTTTTATGAGTACGAGTTCAAACCCTACCAAgatcaaaatgataaaaacatTTTTTTGATGGAACTAGACACTCCTCGGAGTTGGAGAATAAAATCTCAGAGCTAAAATCGAGCATAAATATCCTAAGTAAAATATCTCTATTGTTCGAGATTCGGATCAGTTGCTCAAAAAAGGGCACATCAAAGACTTCTCCCGCTAAGAAGACGGATTCACCCTCAACAGATAGTGTTTTACTGAAAAACAAAGAATTAATGGATGCAGGGATAGCAGTGAGATTGAAGAATTGGCTTCGCATTACTTTTGCTATTGAACCTTCTCTTCTCCAAGAAGGGTTGGGAAGGATAAAAGGCTTTTGCCAAAGGCATGCCAAGAAGCAATAAAATAACGGGAGTAGATTGGTGTTTGTGTTGGATTTCATAACCCAAATAAATTTGCTGGTTACCGATGAATTATTGGCTGGCCTTAAACGATCCCGTCTGTATCTGTTATTTTGCCCATCCAACTGCTTTGTGGTTTATAAagttttaagattttatttttaatattattatcaaaagataaaattacttaacgtgtatgttatattattttagtagGTTTTTTATTAGGCAATGTATGGTTTTGGTGATTGTCACGGCAAGATTCACTATTTTGATTAATGATGTTGAGAATTTTTCATCTTTTGAGTCAGAATTTATTGACCTGAGCATTTCAGTCATAagttttatgtatttttttttattttggcttAAGCCAACAATGCGCTGATAGCCAGTTTGGCTTAAAGAAATTTGACAGTAATTTAGTCCGGGTATCATCCAAataattagactcatatttttcGTCATTAAATTTGTtccaccattttttttttttgaaattttgaattagcAATGTGATTCTCATGTATTTAGTTTGCAAGCATAATTCCAAGATATAATCCAAGAAATACTCAATTTTGAAAAGAAATGAATTGTTTTGTATATGTGTTTTTTGTATGGTTTTGGCTCAAATTTGTCAAAAAATTTAGgtcatatattttgaattttttttagtaAGATATCAAAAGAAGATGATATGTACCAATTCCACTATTTTTAAAATCAATTTGGAAATTGTAAAGGATAAATAAAGGCACTTGGTtgccataaaaaaaaattaatttgggaATTTGTATTGGGTGTCATACTTGAAATATATGAGCCAAGAGTGTCTCATATATTGGTTGTTGATAAGGAAGACATTATATTAGACTGTTTGATAGCCCCAATATGTAAAATATGAGTGATGGTCTATTTTGGTGGTGAATTTTGTTGGAATTTTCTTTTGGAGAGTTTGAGTTTTCACCTAAATCTCTTGGTCtaagaattttaattaattggGTTGTTGAATGGATCTATGTAGTGTTTAAACAAATACTGATTCAATTTGAACcagtacattttcataatattgttgggttttttttttttgtaagtttAATGGCTTAAAATGTCATCCTTTAAGAAGTACTTTGATAACAATGTGTAAAGATTTTTCAGAAAATTCTTCCTCCataatgaattttttttcaaactatttatttgtaaaatattgTAAGGATTTTTGTCTAACAGTATGCGAAGATGttactttttttgaaaaaaccTCTTGAAGATATTttcttttgaaatatttttgagagATTATGGTTTATATAAAACagtctctctattttttttgaaattttggttgcTTCAACAACAATGTGTTTGAGAGGAGTTTTCTTTTTGGATTGGGCTATGACTAATGTCAGTTATAGGGATTGGGAGAGAGATTTGATCCATTTTTTTATTTGAGAATTGATTTCATTTAGGTTTTTGTGCATTTTAGAGGGATGCATCATTTGAGGTTATTGATGAGGATGATCCTTCATTTTCTTCTTGCAAACAAATTTCATAGCATGATTTTGATGATTTGGGGATGTGTTTGTTTTGTAGGAggattcttttatttttccttttcctttgtctttttttttgtttttgttttggggGCATTTTTGAAGGAATTCTATAGTGAGAAAATTAGGCAAAGAATTATTTTCTCCTTTGGTATATtcaatttcaaaatcaaataTACACAAAACTACTTGTTATCTTGCAAAAATTTGTTTTGAAGTAATATTTTAAACATCCTTCTATAAAACTTCTTTTACAGATTTGTAATCAATTCGTGAAAGAAATTTTGTATTTAATAAATCACTCTAAATTTTGTAATACACAAaacaatcaataaaatttcttttttgatTGTACTATAATTTTTCCGAGCTAGATTTCAGTGTCTAGATGTAAACTAGACTATTTGTTCTTTTCCACTCTTAATTTGCTTTAAGATCCCACTATACCTTATCTTACAAGAATATGTTTTTACTATTTTGGGGGCGGTTGCATCAACTTTATTCTAGTGCCTTAGAGAATTTCCCTTGAGAGTTCTCACTTTCGAGAAATAGGTCGACTTATGCATCTTTGAAGCAAAGAAATCGCCTAAGGCCACACAGTTTGCTAGACTAAAGTTCTAATCTCGTGACACAAGCACGAGGCTTGAGCCCAAAAGCTTAATTTAGTTCAAATAGGTTGATTCTTTCATTTTGCGCATGGTATTAAACCCAGTTTGGTTTtgctttttacattttttattttattttattatttattattttagtcaAACTAAGTTACTTGATTTCTTCGATCTCTTAACCTTAGAATCAAATCAGATTTTCTTAATATTTTCAGTATGTAGACattcaattttgcccgggcccagaaataagtccaaaaacaaaaataataaacccaaaaaaaaacgaagtccaaattcagtccagaattacaaatataatttggcccgatcggaatggcccattacttgaaaagatttaaggtccatctacaagcttgactcatatggaaatataatcttcaatgatatgcaatcttagatatgatatgcaatcttagatatgatacaatcttagatatgatatgcaatcttagaagatatgattttgtaatcttaaagatttaatttgtagataccttttaatcttaaccgttgatgtaattgatatGTACCGtcggatttgaggaggttcaactataaatagaggcctctcccttcattgtaaacacactggagttttaggaaataataaaaatttttgagagctttcactcaaatttctctccctcttacgttcttattttctacggtttgttcttattttattctttgttcatcttcgtttttcaaccttttttattttgatttaatccatgtttccctgatttttttatatattttattttatttttaataattttagaatcatatcaaactctttcattttttaatattttttagtattactcttagtaagttatttttattcaaatcattattttaaaaaatatatttcatttaattgtcatattttatccaaaattttttctaaaatgaggcaatgtttttcagATTTAGGAAttaggaaatagtgccctaacatcttTGAGTTGCGAtttccgtttgtctaaatgcctaaagtatcctactaaatagattttgtaaatcacgagatgatttcgattcgaaagtttaagaatatcgtgtcctatcatcttggatatgatgtttgtattctttcgagCTAAAgaatctcgattttcaacttaaataattcggTTTTAAAAAGAGATcctattttaaatcctttcaaattttaacattaagatagaaaactattcaatttggtaccaattttgggcgttatgaggtgctaatccttcctcaaatGCGAACCGACTCTCAaacctgttttcttaattttcgagaccaaaacgttttataagatgatccaatcacacctaaaaaggttggtggtgactcccgttttcgtttttcaaaagtcgatccccatttttcaaacatccctttaaaaaaaatggtttcgacagcttggcgattCCACTGGGGacttaagagagtcaagccaagaaattgagtattttcggtcttaatgtcggaagattggaaaatttaaaattggatcctttttacatgtgtttgttGCATACGTTTGTTACCTTATTGctgtacattgcatttgcatgactgttgtggtcacacccttaagtgggagtgagaagttacgctttcgtaaggttttcaccttcgtatgagctagtggattgcttaGGGATCtttgtacctatgtcttcgtgagattttcatctccgtatggccatagggaaatgtgtccccctgaactgaacttggtctatatgagcctataatgggtgaagaccaAGGAATCTGCTGGCTCAAGTACCCTGGCTTTAGAGctaaaactcatatagtgaactttaaagagtttaggaaagatagtgatagcctttagtaagctacccttgtaagtacttgtttatctttttttttatgatactagcctatttttattttgctgttattgcatgtcatttggcatttaaaggtgtcgattcatggctcgatttctagattagaaagttttgtaatgaggattgaataccttgatagagtg encodes:
- the LOC108474854 gene encoding nicotianamine aminotransferase 1-like, which produces MEIEAKRWGFRGKQELNAASASTVRGYLNQIIARINKDNSSSVIRLGHGDPSHFPSFKTTPAAEDAIVDALRSAKHNCYAPSAGVLPARRAIADYLNRDLPCKLSPDDVYLTSGCTQAIEVAINVLSRPGANILLPRPGFPYYESCSAYNHLEVRHYDLLPEKGWEVDLDAVESIADENTVALVIINPGNPCGNVYSYEQLHKVAETARKLGILVISDEAYDNLAFGSTRYVPMRVLGSTMPVLTLGSISKRWIVPGWRLGWIVTSDPNGILKKSGVIDSIAEFLNISSDPATFIQAATPQILENTKEDFFSKIISTLRECADICYNRIEEIPSLTCPKKPEGSMFVMVKLNLSMLEDINDDMDFCLKLAEEESVIVLPGIAVRLKNWLRITFAIEPSLLQEGLGRIKGFCQRHAKKQ